One Desulfuromonas acetoxidans DSM 684 DNA segment encodes these proteins:
- a CDS encoding outer membrane lipoprotein-sorting protein produces MNSVRFSIMTLMLLLVVSSLSYALTADEIIDQANQASYYSGKDGRAMVKMTITAKGGDVRVREFTQLRYNEDNGDQKFYTYFKAPADVYKMAYLVWKNIGRDDDRWLWLPALNLKKRIAPGDKRTSFVGSDFLYEDVSGRSPEEDVHTLVEETDTVYRIDNVPKDPGSVEFSHYVVDIDKSTFLPMIAHYYDHSGNKYREVEALNVEEIQGFATVTVSEARDLASGSVTRNEFRDVEYNIGLSSRIFTERFLRRPPREVQ; encoded by the coding sequence ATGAACTCTGTTCGTTTCAGCATAATGACGTTGATGTTACTGCTCGTTGTCTCCTCACTGAGCTATGCGTTAACTGCGGATGAAATTATCGACCAGGCCAATCAGGCGTCCTACTATTCTGGAAAGGATGGTCGGGCGATGGTCAAGATGACCATTACTGCCAAAGGAGGCGATGTCCGCGTTCGTGAATTTACACAGCTTCGTTACAACGAAGACAATGGCGACCAGAAATTCTACACCTATTTCAAGGCTCCGGCCGATGTGTACAAAATGGCTTACCTGGTATGGAAAAACATCGGCCGTGATGACGATCGCTGGTTGTGGCTGCCGGCCCTGAATCTGAAAAAAAGGATTGCACCGGGTGACAAACGCACCAGCTTCGTCGGTTCTGATTTTCTTTATGAGGATGTTTCCGGACGCAGCCCGGAAGAAGATGTTCACACGTTGGTTGAAGAGACGGACACGGTGTATCGTATCGATAATGTGCCGAAAGATCCGGGCTCTGTCGAGTTTTCACACTATGTGGTCGATATCGACAAGAGTACGTTCCTGCCGATGATCGCCCACTATTATGATCATAGCGGTAACAAGTACCGTGAGGTCGAGGCACTGAACGTTGAAGAGATTCAAGGCTTTGCCACTGTCACGGTCTCCGAGGCGCGAGATCTGGCCTCCGGTAGTGTGACACGCAATGAATTCCGTGACGTGGAATATAATATTGGCTTGAGCAGCCGGATCTTCACCGAGCGCTTTTTGCGCCGCCCACCACGGGAAGTTCAATAG